Proteins from one Chitinophaga oryzae genomic window:
- the cobC gene encoding alpha-ribazole phosphatase → MEIYLIRHTTPAIESGICYGFSDIGVADTFETEAAAIKAKLPAGTFDIYSSPLQRCQKLATTLFGENIHTDERLKEMNFGAWEMLSWEAIGKEELQTWADDFVQARVPQGESYEELYTRSMAFMAEIIEKGNNAVLVTHGGVIRSILAHATNTPLVDSFDLKVQYGRISQLQVENGDIKVIFYNS, encoded by the coding sequence ATGGAAATTTACCTCATAAGACATACGACGCCGGCTATTGAGAGCGGCATCTGTTACGGATTTTCAGATATCGGTGTAGCCGATACCTTTGAAACGGAAGCTGCCGCTATAAAAGCCAAACTGCCTGCCGGCACGTTCGATATATACAGCAGCCCTTTACAACGCTGTCAAAAGCTCGCTACCACGCTCTTTGGTGAAAACATCCATACGGATGAACGACTGAAAGAAATGAATTTCGGCGCCTGGGAAATGCTGTCCTGGGAGGCCATCGGCAAAGAAGAACTGCAAACCTGGGCGGATGATTTTGTTCAGGCCAGGGTACCCCAGGGCGAAAGCTATGAGGAACTTTATACCCGCAGCATGGCTTTTATGGCAGAGATCATCGAAAAAGGGAATAACGCGGTGCTCGTTACCCATGGCGGTGTCATCCGGTCTATCCTGGCCCATGCCACTAATACGCCCCTCGTAGATTCCTTCGACCTGAAAGTGCAGTATGGGAGAATTTCGCAACTACAAGTAGAGAACGGAGATATAAAAGTTATTTTTTATAATTCGTAA
- a CDS encoding Sec-independent protein translocase subunit TatA/TatB: MATSLLNIPFLFLQEIGIKELLLIALVVLLLFGGKKIPELMRGLGSGIREFKDAKDEPKKESKGASEAPKA; encoded by the coding sequence ATGGCAACATCACTTTTGAATATTCCGTTTTTGTTCCTGCAGGAAATCGGTATCAAAGAATTACTGCTGATTGCGCTGGTAGTTCTCCTCTTGTTTGGTGGTAAAAAGATACCTGAGTTAATGCGTGGTTTGGGTAGTGGCATACGCGAGTTCAAAGATGCCAAAGATGAACCCAAAAAAGAATCCAAAGGCGCTTCTGAAGCTCCCAAGGCCTAA
- a CDS encoding DUF5690 family protein, translating into MLTIPWIQKRLERAPNIVLSLYAALVAFGTYSCMYAFRKPFTAGIFEGLSFLGIDYKIWLVISQTIGYACSKFYGIRFIAEMKGSNRAQYIMMLILISWASLLGFALVPAPYNILFLFINGFPLGMIWGLVFSYLEGRRSTEFMGAVLSISFIFSSGFVKSAGKMTVLSWHVSEFWMPFVTGLLFLVPIMVFILLLEQIPPPGAEDVKMRTKRVPMNKQERKRFLQTFLPGLVLLIGSYVLLTVLRDMRDNFAADIWKDLGYGTDTGIFTRTEIPVSIAIIAIMGMLVFVKNNYQAFMLNHVIVISGFLIALVSTLLFRQHRLDPVWWMTLTGLGLYMGYIPFNCIFFERLIAVFKYASNVGFIMYVADSFGYLGSVGVMLFKNASHMPLSWSQFFGDAVLGVSVTGIVMMVVSSWYFKKKYNGDSLKLGIVNQ; encoded by the coding sequence ATGCTGACGATTCCCTGGATACAAAAGCGGCTGGAGCGTGCGCCGAATATTGTTTTGTCTTTGTATGCCGCATTGGTGGCCTTTGGGACCTATTCCTGCATGTATGCCTTCCGCAAACCGTTTACGGCAGGAATATTTGAAGGACTTTCCTTCCTGGGGATAGACTATAAGATCTGGCTGGTGATCAGTCAAACCATAGGCTACGCCTGCAGTAAATTCTACGGTATCCGGTTTATCGCGGAAATGAAGGGCAGCAACCGGGCGCAGTATATCATGATGCTGATCCTGATCTCCTGGGCGTCATTGCTGGGCTTTGCGTTGGTACCGGCGCCGTATAACATCCTCTTCCTTTTTATCAATGGCTTCCCGCTGGGGATGATCTGGGGACTGGTGTTTAGTTACCTGGAAGGCAGGCGCAGCACAGAGTTTATGGGGGCGGTGTTATCCATCAGTTTTATTTTTTCTTCCGGTTTCGTAAAATCTGCCGGGAAGATGACCGTCCTGTCCTGGCATGTATCGGAATTCTGGATGCCGTTTGTAACGGGACTGTTGTTTTTAGTGCCTATTATGGTGTTTATCCTGCTGTTGGAGCAGATACCGCCGCCGGGTGCGGAAGATGTAAAGATGCGCACGAAAAGGGTGCCGATGAACAAGCAGGAGCGGAAACGTTTCCTGCAGACATTCCTGCCAGGGTTGGTGCTATTGATCGGTAGTTATGTTTTACTGACCGTGCTGCGCGATATGCGGGACAATTTTGCCGCGGATATCTGGAAAGACCTGGGCTACGGTACAGACACAGGCATCTTCACCCGCACGGAAATACCCGTATCTATTGCCATTATCGCCATTATGGGCATGCTGGTTTTTGTGAAGAACAACTACCAGGCATTTATGCTGAACCATGTGATCGTGATTTCCGGGTTCCTCATCGCGCTGGTGAGCACGCTGCTGTTTCGGCAGCACCGGCTGGACCCTGTGTGGTGGATGACGCTGACGGGGCTGGGCCTGTACATGGGGTATATCCCTTTCAACTGTATTTTCTTCGAGCGACTGATAGCTGTTTTTAAATACGCCAGTAATGTAGGCTTTATCATGTATGTGGCCGATTCGTTCGGGTACCTGGGAAGTGTGGGTGTGATGTTGTTCAAAAACGCCAGTCATATGCCGTTGTCCTGGAGCCAGTTTTTTGGAGATGCCGTACTGGGCGTTTCTGTCACGGGGATAGTGATGATGGTAGTGTCTTCCTGGTATTTCAAAAAAAAGTATAATGGCGACAGCCTGAAATTAGGAATAGTGAACCAATAA
- a CDS encoding SusD/RagB family nutrient-binding outer membrane lipoprotein: MKSLKIVAFAALAGIALSSCNKKFEDYSVNTNKPAKVPPSLVLGGILGDMNADKPWSVVMRWNQFDCCNYNYYGDQRYDWNGADFASYFSLTNVQQMEAEAIRLGGKDVNPYSALGKFARAFFYYRLSSLVGDVPLKTALQGKDNIAPAYDAQKVVFVQVLQWLEEANTQLGAQIANPDKSNTAEGQVLKGDFYYGNDLTKWQRAVNTFRLRVLIALSKKTGESDLNIAQQFKDIVSNPARYPLMESMDHNMQFIYNNINKYPSNPDNLGFDATRYNMSATYLNTLVALKDPRAYITAEPATKQINELHKLPSDITAYVGASSGESQEDMSSKMSNVDTAAYSLRSRSRYYNSYAAEPGVIVGFPELCFNMAEAINRGWITGDAEAWYKKGIKASLGFYGIPTEVAGTVSKTYKGTRYDIPFSFENNYYQQAAVKYQGNNAQGLTQILTQKYLAFFENSGWEAYFNWRRTGVPVFLTGAGTGNSGVIPKRFKYPDTERAANTINWTTALKSQFGGTTDDINAVMWLVK; this comes from the coding sequence ATGAAATCACTGAAAATAGTTGCTTTTGCTGCGCTGGCCGGTATCGCCCTCAGCAGCTGCAACAAAAAGTTTGAAGACTATTCCGTCAATACCAATAAACCCGCAAAAGTGCCGCCAAGCCTGGTGCTGGGAGGTATCCTGGGAGATATGAACGCAGATAAGCCCTGGAGCGTGGTGATGCGCTGGAACCAGTTTGACTGCTGTAACTATAACTATTACGGCGACCAGCGTTACGACTGGAACGGCGCCGACTTCGCCAGTTATTTCTCCCTGACCAACGTACAGCAGATGGAAGCAGAAGCCATCCGTCTCGGCGGTAAGGATGTGAATCCCTATAGCGCGCTGGGTAAATTCGCCCGTGCCTTCTTTTACTACCGGCTGTCCAGCCTCGTGGGAGATGTGCCCCTGAAAACGGCATTGCAGGGTAAAGACAATATCGCGCCCGCCTACGACGCACAGAAAGTAGTGTTTGTACAGGTCCTGCAGTGGCTGGAGGAAGCAAATACCCAGCTGGGCGCACAGATCGCCAATCCGGATAAGTCCAATACCGCAGAAGGGCAGGTGCTGAAAGGCGATTTTTACTATGGCAACGATCTTACAAAATGGCAGCGCGCAGTGAATACCTTCCGGCTGCGGGTACTGATAGCGCTGAGTAAAAAAACAGGCGAGTCAGATCTTAACATCGCGCAGCAGTTTAAGGATATTGTTAGTAACCCTGCCAGGTATCCACTGATGGAATCGATGGACCACAACATGCAGTTCATCTATAATAATATCAATAAATATCCATCCAACCCCGATAACCTCGGTTTCGACGCTACCCGTTATAATATGTCGGCCACCTACCTCAATACACTGGTCGCGCTGAAAGACCCAAGGGCTTACATTACAGCGGAACCGGCCACCAAACAGATCAATGAACTGCACAAGCTGCCTTCGGACATCACGGCTTATGTGGGCGCTTCTTCCGGGGAGAGCCAGGAAGATATGTCTTCCAAAATGTCTAACGTGGATACCGCCGCTTATTCGCTGCGCAGCAGAAGCCGTTACTATAACAGCTATGCGGCCGAACCTGGTGTGATCGTCGGCTTCCCCGAGCTGTGCTTCAATATGGCGGAAGCTATCAACCGCGGCTGGATCACCGGAGATGCGGAAGCATGGTATAAAAAAGGCATCAAAGCTTCGCTGGGCTTCTATGGTATCCCTACAGAAGTGGCGGGCACTGTCAGCAAAACGTATAAAGGTACCCGTTATGACATTCCGTTCAGTTTTGAAAATAACTATTACCAGCAGGCTGCGGTGAAGTATCAGGGCAACAATGCGCAGGGCTTAACACAGATCCTGACACAGAAATACCTCGCGTTCTTCGAAAACTCCGGATGGGAGGCTTATTTCAACTGGCGCCGTACCGGGGTACCTGTGTTCCTGACCGGCGCGGGTACCGGCAACAGCGGCGTGATCCCCAAACGTTTCAAGTATCCGGATACAGAAAGGGCGGCCAATACCATTAACTGGACCACTGCGCTGAAAAGCCAGTTCGGCGGAACCACAGATGATATTAACGCCGTGATGTGGCTGGTGAAATAA